AAGTTTAGTAGAAAACATCTATTTGTACctaaatttattttatgtgaCTGTATGCCTAGCTGAAGTAAGGCATACAGTCACACAAAATAAATTTAGGTACAAATATTGTTTCTAAAATCTAAATTTGGGTACAAATATTGTTTCTAAAGTCTTGGGTTTTGACAATTAAGCTTTTCCTTGTTGAAGGAGATCCTTTGAGTTTAAAGACTTATTTACACTTCAAAAGTCAAGTTCTTGTGCCATGACAAACCATGTTTGTCAATCTACTGCTCTTAGTCAGCTCTCACAAGGAATATTTTGAATAATATTACCACATATTCTATTTAGAAACCTGTAAATTAAATTGCAGTATTTAAATGTGTTCTTTGATTAATTCCAACATATGTAGAGAAGATAGATGCTTTAAGGGCAAGAAGTGGATATAAAAACAATGACTAAATTAAACTTAATTTAATAAACCAATTTCATCTGTGCTGAAGCATGTTTGTGCCTGGATATTTTGATGCTGATCTATCATCCTTCCCTCAGTGTGAAGACTTGTTTATCCTCTCTGGCACATGCAGTAACATAGTAAGTGTTGTGTTGAGATAATCCTAAACATAACTCTCTTTTATCTAGGGATGGGTCCTTGCACGTCACCTGCACAGATCAAGATACTGGAAAGTGTGAAATCATCACTGTTGAAGTGGCATCATAGGCCACTTTGGAAGGCAACGTTTTTCTAACTTGATTTTTGTCTCTTACTGGCTTTTCTGCCAAAGCAGTGACTCTCTGTGATGTCTCTCATGATTCTTAGAGGACTGTAATAAACTAAAATGCCACCAAGTTATTTTGCCACCAAGTCTGTTTAGAGTGTGGTGCAAAACGACAGATTGTTGAATGATCAGCACTTGGTTTACAAAATGCAAATCACAAATGCCTGTGGTTCAGTAACAACCATATTACATAGTTTGAAGATTTTTCTTGACTAATCAGGTCTTGTACCCATTCAGCCAGTGCATCTGTGGCTTCGGTAGTACAGCTTTGAACCTGAGAAGGAGACTGGTGAAAATCCACTCAATTTTATACCAGAATCCTGTGTGGTCTTGATATTGCCCAAAACCATGAAGGTGGAGCCCATTTGTGCTGGCCTCCTGAGcagatgaatttttttttttcaaaactttttttctgtaaaatggTTTTGTCATATTACCTAAGAAATGTAAGACTTAAGTGTGCTTATTtatatgttattttaaaaaatacattttttatgcAGATCCTGACAATCTCCATAATGTGTGGTTTTAAATCTGTATTGTCATACATTTGTGTGGGTATAAGCTGGCAGGTTTTTTCAATGACGAGATGGAGCAGGCAAGTGTGGTTATGGAATATGAGGGTCTCAGCCTAAAGTGCAGTTAAGGGACAACAATTCAGTGCTTACAACAGTGTGTTACCTTGTAAAACACTGAAAGTGTCACAAAGGAGCCTCAAAAATTAGAGAACACAGCAAGGGATACCAGTCTGGGTTTGCAGAGGGTTGTATTCCATTACGTGCCTGCTAGGAACCTTCAGTGGTTCCCTAGGAAAAAGAGCCCCAGGATAAGAGGTTACTAactcagctgtggcaggggaggTTTGGGTGGGACAatgggaggaatttcttcccattaAAGGTGATtagacattggaatgggctgcccgaAGGAGGTAGTGAGTGTTTAATTAACACCCTGAGGCGTTTAAGGAAGGCCTGgacgtggcactcagtgccatggtctggttGCCACGGTGGTGTTTGGTCATAggttgggcttgatgatctcagaggccTTTTGTAAACTTAtcgattctgtgattctgccgAAGCTACATTAATAGTTAACACCGCGTCTGAGGATTGAGGGTAAGGCCGGGACCACTTCTCCGAGGTTCttttcagctctgcagctgaggGGCGCGGGAAAGAAGCTGCCTCGCGCTTCCCCGCCTgtcccaggcactgcagagctctgtaagaacaaaagcaaaatgGCTTTAACTCTGTCCCGCTCCCTTTCAGCCGCTCTCCAGCCCCGTCCCTGCGGGGGCCCCTCACGGCAGAGGCGGGAAAGGGGAGGGCGGGCGGAGCCGCGCGCGCGCCCGGGCCGCCCTCTGCGCCCCGCTCCCTTCCGGCGGGGGGCGGAGCCGGCGCGGGCCCCCCGCACCCCCCAACATGGAGGGCTGGCGaggaggtgaggggggagcggGCTGGGGACGCGGCCGCCCGGGGCTCTGCGGCCGCCCGGGCGCTGGGGGACCGGGACGGACCGGGGGAAGGACGGGTGGGGAAGCTGCTGCTCGCTTTCGGCCGTGGGAGCCGCTAGCGGTTCCCGTTCGCCCGGCTGTGTCAGGACCGTTCCCACCGCCGCTGCCCACAGAGCCCCGGCGGGCGGGGAGGGAAGAACTGGGGGTCCTGCCCGCTGCCCTGAGGATCCTGCCCGCTGCCCCGGtggagctgtgggaggagggCGGGAGGTGCCTGGGGTAACCCTGGAAGCGGGGGTGGAACGCGGGGAAAGGCGCTGGATCCCGGTGCAGCCGCGGGAAAGGCACCGCCGCTCCCTCCCGAGCCCCGTGAGCTGCGCCTGGGTTGGGGCGGGAGAGCCCCGCGGAGCCCCGGGGGGAGGCGGGCGCGGCCCTGCACCGGCGGCTCCCGCTCTGGACTCAATCCCGCGCCCCGATCCCGGGTTTTCCCGGGCGCTGGCGCCCTGCGGGAATGTCTCGTCCCTCTAAATCTGCCTGGCTGACCGGGCACTCGCGATCCTGCCAGATAAGGGCTGTGGGTCTCTATCTCCTCGTCCGGTCGCCATGGTTGCATCGCAAGTACTCAGCTGCGCCTGGCTACAGAAATTTGGCGGTCTTGTTAAAGAATGGAGGTTTCCTGCTTGCCGGAATTCAGTTGTGCGATGCGGTAATTGTAGAAAAATTGCTGGTGCTTAGTGTATCTTTCACCTGTGGAAGTCTTTGCCCtccaaaatgtttgtttttctttggatGCGTACGTACTGTACAGAATAAAGGTGCAGGGAGGGAATCATGAACGTGTTTCCCTTGACCCGGTAGAGAAGGGTTGAGTTGGAGACGCTGCATTTGTACAGGAGACTCGTGGACTGCTGTCACAAATGGTAATGTGGGGACTCTGGGATGAGGCATAATGATTTCAATTTAGCTGAGACATTAAATAGGATTCTTTACCAATTTTCTTATTGTAGCCTGGTATGTGCCATGTCTAGCTTCACATGAGACTCTCCAAGAATTATGTAGGAAGGAAAATCTCACATGTAAATCCATTGGAATCACCAACAGGAGTCTAAAGAGTTATGAGGTGGAATATTTGTGTGACTACAAGGTAGAAGAGGTAAGAGAAACACAGACCAATTTGATCACTCTTTCAGCTGAAATTTGGAAGCAAGCAAAAGGTAGTTTTGGTCATAATATAAAGAATCAGACAGTGAGGACAAAGCTTTTGCTGGCatcaaattaaatatattttgaacTTTAAACTGCAAACAGAAAGTGGTGTAAACTGCTACTTTCAGTATGTGCAAGGAAGAGCGTTTTTTTGAAATTACAGACATTTAGAATATGAAATGTTCACCTTTGTGTATCTGATGCTGATGCTTTAGGGTGGTAGCTGAGTATGAATTATGATGCCTCTCCTTTATTTGCAGACAACCATGTGTATTTCTCTCTTGATTCTTTTAGTCTGTTCGATGAAGAATTAGGGCCATGTGCTGCAAATGGATTCCTGTGAAATTCAGTCTCAGGATTTGCCCTTGTTACAGTTATTTGTCCTTTTTAAATAAGTACAAAATGAATGCTGCTTCATTGTAAATAAAATCTAACACTTATCAAATTAAATAGTGTTCTGGGAGGATGGTTGATATGACCAATAGTGGATTTTAGACTTTTTTTTGctacattttgcttttttttttgttctgtatgTGATACGACTGCATTCTGCTTGTGCATAAGAGTCATACAGTGAGTTAGCATAACTTACCCCTGCCTTGACAAACTGGCCTCCTCCTCCAGGTATGCTGTTAGCAGTCAGAGTTCATCCCAGCTTTTGATTTCTTTGCCCCTAGAGACAATTTGTAAAGTATGCTAAGTTGTGCTATACGTTAATTTGCAGACaaactgatttttctctttctccccaATTGTAATTTTTATGGGGACATCAAGGCCTTCTGCCCTGTGTGCTGATCCTTAAGTCCAGAGCTCTTGTGTTTGTGTTGTTCTGTCATGGTGGATTTCAGCAACATGAGCTCTGGCTGAATCTGTATCTGTTTCTGTATTTCAAGGGCAAAGCATACTATCTTGTGAAATGGAAAGGATGGCCAGAATCTTCAAATACTTGGGAACCTCGGAAGCATCTGAACTGCCCTCTGCTTATTCAGAACTTTCTTAGAGACAAGAATGAGTACTTGTCTCGGGGGAGAGGAGGCAAAGCAATGAAACTGAGAAACCATGTTAAAACTCTGAAACCTGCAATTGCAGATTATGTTGTAAAGAAGGCTAAACAAAGAATAGCTCTGCAGAGGTGGACGGAAGAACTCAACAGGAAAAAGAATCACAAAGCAATGATTCTGGTAGAAAACACCGTGGATCTTGAAGGGCCTCCTTTAGACTTCTACTACATCAATGAGTATAAACCTGCTCCAGGAATAAATGTGCTCAATGGAATAACAACTGGCTGTGAATGTGCTGACTGCCCTGCTGAGAAGTGCTGTCCAAAGGAGGCTGGCTTTATTTTGGCTTACAATAAACGTAAGAAATTGAAAATCCAGCCTGGCTTGCCCATCTATGAGTGCAATTCATATTGTAGGTGTGGGCCTGACTGCCCCAATAGGATTGTGCAGAAAGGGACCCCATATTCCCTCTGCATCTTCAGAACCAACAATGGCCGTGGCTGGGGAGTAAAAACCCTCCAGAAAATTAAAACCAACAGTTTTGTGATGGAGTATGTTGGAGAGGTAGGTATGTATTTATCTTGTAGAGGTGAATTACATACAGTCAAGGAAATGTTAGTTAAAATCTTCATGAGCTTTCTCTCAGTTTTCACACTTTGTGacttcttcacccagagggtggtcagacactggaacaggctctgcagggaggtGATCATGGCAACAAGCTTGGCAGGGTTCATGGAGTGTTTGGACAAtaaggcacatggtgtgattcctGGGGatgtcctgggcagggccaggacttGGTGATCCTGGTGGGactcttccaactcaggatactCTGTGATTCTACTGTATAATAGATCAGTCTGCTTTTGAGTAGAAAGAGAAAGGGACATTCTAGTTGACAGCAAAATTATGCTGTCTAAAACATTCCTTCATTCCAGAGCAGTTGTAAGAAGTCAAAAGTAAAGAGAATATTTATCTGATATGGCACTAAAGAATTATTTCAGATACATGCCCTAATAGTATTTCTAAAGGCAAGTCCTTAATTTCTTTCATGGCAATCATATTCTTCATTCTTCCCTGATCATCTTTTCTGTAGTTTTTTGCCATTCCGAAAGCACAGTTGTTTTGAAACTCCCTGCACAGACTTTCAGTCCCTTTTGTTTTGCCTGCCCTTCTAAGGTAGTATTTCCAAGCATATTTATTGCTTTTGATTAACAGCAAGAGTAACTTTCATAGTACGGACATTATCTGCTTATTCAATCTCATACTATTTCAAAGAGAACTTTTATGTTATAAAATACAGACCTTGAGTTACTCTTGAGGTTTTGGATTGccttgtgtttgtgtgtttcagcctctgctctgtTCCAGAGCTCTTCACACCCGCAGTTCCTGGCAGCCTCTCTGTTGCACTGTGTTTCGCTTCTACCACAAATCTGCCTTGCTGCTATGTTGACTCAAAGTATTTCCTTCTGTCCCTTTGTACAATGTTTATGGTATTTAGTAGATTTCCCCCATGCTTCCTGCCCCAAAGCTTCTTCTCATGTTCATCCATTTCCTTTAAATATACAAAAGGTCATACACTCCATTCACTGAAaggtgattctgtgattttgttgCTTAAAGAAAAGAGTGTGTATTTACTGTTTCACCTGAATCTACTTAATATCTACTGCTTACTTCTCAAATCTCATCTGTCAGATTTTAGAGGGATTTATTGTCCAATTCCATCACATTTTGTATCTCTTGCTGCAAAATTATGATTTCTTTGCTGAATCTATACAGCAGAATGTGTTTAATGTGACAGGCTGCAGATGAAGTTGTTGAAGCTGTTTCATCTGTCAACAGTGACACACTCATCTAATTGAATAGATTGAGCTTTGTGATGTGTCTGAGCTGCAGTGAATAGGATCTTTCATTGCAGTCAAAAATAGCAGGAAGAGATGCTTCTGGAAAGAGAGGAAGTGAATATCAGGCTGTAAATGTGGCTGGGTTTTAAAGACTGATACCTGTGGATCATCTTTGCAAAGGGAACATGTTGAATCTTGGTTTTGTGTGAAGTAAACGAGGCTTTCTGGATCTAATGGAAAAAGTGTGTATATAGAAGCTTCAGTAAAAACAGCTGATTGTATTGTCATCATCAAAATTATTAGTAGAGGGTGCtgatatggttttttttttcagagacaaGGTAGTGCTGTGCATCAGCTGTAGACAAATTGCACCCAGAGAAGCCTCAATCAAAAATAATTAGTTCAGCTGTATGTACTCTTATGTATTTTTCATTCATAAGAAGAAATGCTATTTCAACATCATAAACttactgtgttttttttttttctaacttgattgtgatttttgttttgatttggtaATAATTAATAACATGAT
This region of Zonotrichia albicollis isolate bZonAlb1 chromosome 4, bZonAlb1.hap1, whole genome shotgun sequence genomic DNA includes:
- the SUV39H2 gene encoding histone-lysine N-methyltransferase SUV39H2 isoform X2 is translated as MEGWRGAWYVPCLASHETLQELCRKENLTCKSIGITNRSLKSYEVEYLCDYKVEEGKAYYLVKWKGWPESSNTWEPRKHLNCPLLIQNFLRDKNEYLSRGRGGKAMKLRNHVKTLKPAIADYVVKKAKQRIALQRWTEELNRKKNHKAMILVENTVDLEGPPLDFYYINEYKPAPGINVLNGITTGCECADCPAEKCCPKEAGFILAYNKRKKLKIQPGLPIYECNSYCRCGPDCPNRIVQKGTPYSLCIFRTNNGRGWGVKTLQKIKTNSFVMEYVGEVITSEEAERRGQFYDNQGNTYLFDLDYDSDEFTVDAARYGNVSHFVNHSCDPNLQVFNVFIDNLDLRLPRIALFSTRTIKAGEELTFDYQMKGSIDLTSDSAEGLSPSKKSIRTVCKCGAMCCRGYLN
- the SUV39H2 gene encoding histone-lysine N-methyltransferase SUV39H2 isoform X1 gives rise to the protein MVASQVLSCAWLQKFGGLVKEWRFPACRNSVVRCAWYVPCLASHETLQELCRKENLTCKSIGITNRSLKSYEVEYLCDYKVEEGKAYYLVKWKGWPESSNTWEPRKHLNCPLLIQNFLRDKNEYLSRGRGGKAMKLRNHVKTLKPAIADYVVKKAKQRIALQRWTEELNRKKNHKAMILVENTVDLEGPPLDFYYINEYKPAPGINVLNGITTGCECADCPAEKCCPKEAGFILAYNKRKKLKIQPGLPIYECNSYCRCGPDCPNRIVQKGTPYSLCIFRTNNGRGWGVKTLQKIKTNSFVMEYVGEVITSEEAERRGQFYDNQGNTYLFDLDYDSDEFTVDAARYGNVSHFVNHSCDPNLQVFNVFIDNLDLRLPRIALFSTRTIKAGEELTFDYQMKGSIDLTSDSAEGLSPSKKSIRTVCKCGAMCCRGYLN